The nucleotide window CTCCTCTATTCCGTACCCACTATTGTAACAAAAATATTGATTACTTTCCAATTTTTATTTTTATACTTTTTCTTGGACTTTTTTGTTTCCTATGTGAGAAAATATTTTTGAGACTAAGAAGAGCGAGGGAAAGTCAATGGATATAAAAACTCTACATGTAAGAAAATTAAGCTTAGAGGATCTTCCCCAATTGCAAGCAATGGATACCGGGATTGAAGATGATTATGTTATCTATATTTTTGAAAACTTGGTGACCGAAAAATCTCATTCTGTTTATGGCTTGTTTGACCATGAAAAAATGGTTGCTATAGCTGGGTATACAGTTTTCGCTACACATTTTGCTGTTTTGGGACGTTTACGAAGCGATCGTAGATATAGAGGAAACGGCCACGCAACAGAATTATTAAAATGGATCATGGATGAGCTAAATGGGATGGATGATATCCATTGGATTGGGGCTGCTACTAACGAGCCTAACCTTCCTGCTCGACGAGTACTAGATAAGCTTGGGCTATCTGCTGATGCAATTTATCATTCGTTAGTATTAAAATCCCCTGATGTTTTTGGTTCCGTAGCCGATGGGCCAGTTTGGGATCCTGTTACGGATATTTCTGAGAAAAGAAAAATATTATTGGCTCATCAGAATAATGCACTCGGTATGTTTCCTTATGAATGTTATTACCCACTTCCTTTTGTTGAGGAGCTTTTTGCAGATGAATATTTAGATTCACTGGCTATTTTTATAAACCCTGATGGGGACCGTTTCGTTGCTTTAAAGGCTGATTCAAAAGGGGATTGGTATGCCCATGTCAAATATTTTTGGGATGACCATTTCGAGCAACCAGGTTTTTGGAAAACCGTATTTGAATATACTCGTCAGCATCGGAATAGTATGGGGATTTGGATTGATTTCTCTCCTCAAGGCTTTAGAAATATCCCTAATCTTGAGGCATTTGATATCCAGGAGCCTTGGATGATGTATGGCGTTTGGAAGAAGAGATAAACAGGCCTTGTGGGGTCTGTTTTTTTAACGGTGGACATCGGGCTATTTACCGATGTTTGTCTTGTTTATTGTGAAATTTGTAAATAAGGCT belongs to Bacillaceae bacterium S4-13-56 and includes:
- a CDS encoding GNAT family N-acetyltransferase, with translation MDIKTLHVRKLSLEDLPQLQAMDTGIEDDYVIYIFENLVTEKSHSVYGLFDHEKMVAIAGYTVFATHFAVLGRLRSDRRYRGNGHATELLKWIMDELNGMDDIHWIGAATNEPNLPARRVLDKLGLSADAIYHSLVLKSPDVFGSVADGPVWDPVTDISEKRKILLAHQNNALGMFPYECYYPLPFVEELFADEYLDSLAIFINPDGDRFVALKADSKGDWYAHVKYFWDDHFEQPGFWKTVFEYTRQHRNSMGIWIDFSPQGFRNIPNLEAFDIQEPWMMYGVWKKR